One segment of Candidatus Dojkabacteria bacterium DNA contains the following:
- the radC gene encoding DNA repair protein RadC: MKPRDKIKVLGVRSLSDKELLAVILGSGSKKRSVYSLARQISQIINNGDSSAEWLYKRICRIKGIGDAKALSVISAVELGKRLFQNPRAQINCTKDVWLLTKDIGSKRQECVFVIYLDSRKQFIAKREIALGCTNCAAIDVKLILFWAFRLSAFAFVLVHNHPSGECKPSKEDYLTTEKVREVAFLLELDFCDHVIVTKWDYRSII; this comes from the coding sequence ATGAAACCAAGAGATAAAATTAAAGTCCTGGGGGTAAGATCTCTTTCTGACAAAGAACTTTTGGCTGTTATTTTAGGTAGTGGAAGTAAAAAAAGGTCAGTATATTCTTTGGCTAGACAGATCTCACAAATAATTAATAATGGAGATTCCAGTGCAGAATGGTTATATAAGAGAATTTGTAGAATTAAAGGGATTGGTGATGCAAAGGCACTTTCCGTTATTTCCGCTGTTGAGTTGGGTAAGCGATTGTTTCAGAATCCCAGAGCTCAAATTAACTGTACAAAAGATGTTTGGTTGCTCACGAAAGATATTGGAAGTAAAAGACAGGAGTGTGTTTTTGTGATTTACTTAGACTCAAGGAAGCAGTTTATTGCAAAGCGGGAAATTGCTTTGGGGTGTACAAACTGTGCGGCAATAGATGTGAAGCTAATTTTATTCTGGGCTTTTAGGCTTTCTGCTTTTGCCTTTGTCCTGGTTCATAATCATCCTTCGGGAGAATGTAAGCCTAGTAAGGAGGATTATCTAACTACGGAAAAGGTAAGGGAGGTTGCATTTCTACTTGAGTTGGACTTTTGTGACCATGTGATTGTTACGAAGTGGGATTACAGAAGTATAATTTGA